A region of Micromonospora chokoriensis DNA encodes the following proteins:
- a CDS encoding NADP-dependent isocitrate dehydrogenase, translated as MAKIKVNNPVVELDGDEMTRIIWKQIREQLILPYLDVDLHYYDLSIQYRDETDDQVTIDAANAIKEHGVGVKCATITPDEARVEEFGLKKMWRSPNGTIRNILGGVVFREPIIMSNVPRLVPGWTKPIIIGRHAHGDQYKATDFVVPGPGTVTITYTPADGGTPMEMEVANFPGGGIAMGMYNYDESIRDFARASFRYGLDRNYPVYMSTKNTILKAYDGRFKDIFAEVFEAEFKAEFDAAGLTYEHRLIDDMVAAALKWEGGYVWACKNYDGDVQSDTVAQGFGSLGLMTSVLLSPDGRTVEAEAAHGTVTRHYRQYQKGEKTSTNPIASIYAWTRGLAHRGKLDGTPAVTEFANTLEQVIVDTVEGGQMTKDLALLISRDAPWLTTDEFMNALDENLARKLAA; from the coding sequence ATGGCGAAGATCAAGGTAAACAACCCGGTCGTGGAGCTCGACGGCGACGAGATGACCCGGATCATCTGGAAGCAGATCCGGGAGCAGCTGATCCTGCCCTACCTCGACGTCGACCTGCACTACTACGACCTGTCGATCCAGTACCGCGACGAGACCGACGACCAGGTCACCATCGACGCCGCGAACGCCATCAAGGAGCACGGCGTCGGCGTCAAGTGCGCGACCATCACCCCGGACGAGGCCCGGGTCGAGGAGTTCGGCCTGAAGAAGATGTGGCGGTCGCCCAACGGCACCATCCGCAACATCCTCGGCGGCGTCGTCTTCCGCGAGCCGATCATCATGTCCAACGTGCCGCGCCTGGTGCCCGGCTGGACCAAGCCGATCATCATCGGCCGGCACGCCCACGGTGACCAGTACAAGGCCACCGACTTCGTCGTCCCCGGTCCGGGCACGGTGACCATCACCTACACGCCGGCCGACGGCGGCACGCCGATGGAGATGGAGGTCGCCAACTTCCCCGGCGGCGGCATCGCCATGGGCATGTACAACTACGACGAGTCGATCCGGGACTTCGCCCGCGCCTCGTTCCGGTACGGCCTGGACCGTAACTACCCGGTCTACATGTCGACCAAGAACACCATCCTCAAGGCGTACGACGGCCGGTTCAAGGACATCTTCGCCGAGGTGTTCGAGGCCGAGTTCAAGGCCGAGTTCGACGCCGCCGGCCTCACCTACGAGCACCGGCTCATCGACGACATGGTCGCCGCCGCGCTCAAGTGGGAGGGCGGGTACGTCTGGGCCTGCAAGAACTACGACGGTGACGTGCAGTCCGACACCGTCGCGCAGGGCTTCGGCTCGCTGGGTCTGATGACCTCGGTGCTGCTCTCCCCGGACGGCCGGACCGTCGAGGCCGAGGCCGCGCACGGCACTGTCACCCGGCACTACCGGCAGTACCAGAAGGGCGAGAAGACCTCGACCAACCCGATCGCGTCGATCTACGCCTGGACCCGTGGCCTGGCCCACCGGGGCAAGCTGGACGGTACCCCGGCGGTCACCGAGTTCGCCAACACCCTGGAGCAGGTCATCGTCGACACCGTCGAGGGCGGCCAGATGACCAAGGACCTGGCGCTGCTCATCTCGCGCGACGCCCCGTGGCTGACCACCGACGAGTTCATGAACGCGCTCGACGAGAACCTGGCCCGTAAGCTCGCCGCCTGA
- a CDS encoding MBL fold metallo-hydrolase: MPLSRTLGSITVTALTDGEGAFFQPRAEAFPHATAAHWAEADRRDPTSVTADGQWWLPFRSFAIRSGDGPVTLVDAGIGPEDAPAASWAPVPGRMPAELAAAGIDPADVETVVLTHLHSDHIGWAVTGTPGQPYFPNASYLLQRAEVDAAQTLNPGLPAGLIAPLRAAGRLRVVDGETSLTPAVRLLPTPGHTPGHQSVLLTSADERMLLTGDLLVHMVQLVDPDLAYAHEEDPEEARRSRLTTLHTHSPTVLATPHLGTPFTPTPTPAPHPHP, translated from the coding sequence ATGCCACTGAGCCGCACCCTCGGGTCTATCACGGTCACCGCCCTCACCGACGGTGAGGGTGCCTTCTTCCAGCCCCGCGCGGAGGCGTTTCCGCACGCCACGGCGGCCCACTGGGCGGAGGCCGACCGGCGCGACCCCACCTCGGTCACCGCCGACGGGCAGTGGTGGCTACCGTTCCGCAGCTTCGCGATCCGCTCCGGCGACGGGCCGGTCACACTGGTCGACGCGGGCATCGGCCCGGAAGACGCGCCGGCCGCGAGCTGGGCTCCGGTGCCCGGCCGGATGCCTGCCGAGCTGGCCGCCGCCGGCATCGACCCGGCCGACGTCGAGACGGTGGTGCTGACCCACCTGCACAGCGACCACATCGGCTGGGCGGTCACCGGCACGCCCGGCCAGCCGTACTTCCCGAACGCGAGCTACCTGCTGCAACGCGCCGAGGTGGACGCGGCGCAGACGCTCAACCCAGGGCTGCCGGCCGGCCTGATCGCGCCGTTGCGCGCCGCCGGCCGGCTCCGGGTGGTCGACGGCGAGACGAGTCTCACCCCGGCGGTACGTCTGCTGCCCACTCCCGGCCACACCCCGGGCCACCAGTCGGTGCTCCTGACCTCGGCCGACGAACGGATGCTGCTCACCGGCGACCTGCTGGTGCACATGGTGCAGCTCGTCGACCCCGACCTGGCGTACGCCCACGAGGAAGACCCGGAGGAAGCCCGCCGCTCCCGGCTGACCACCCTCCACACCCACTCCCCCACGGTGCTGGCCACCCCCCACCTGGGCACCCCCTTCACCCCCACCCCCACCCCTGCCCCCCACCCCCACCCCTGA
- a CDS encoding malate dehydrogenase has translation MGKKVTVVGAGFYGSTTAQRLAEYDVFDTVVITDIVEGKPAGLALDLNQSRAIEGFETKVVGVTTGPNGEGYESIEGSDVVVITAGLPRKPGMSRMDLLETNAKIVRQVAENVAKYAPNAVVIVVSNPLDEMTALAQLATQFPKNRVLGQAGMLDTARFSNFVAEALNVPVASVRTLTLGSHGDTMVPVPSRSTVNGKPLRDAMPAEQIEELVVKTRNGGAEVVALLKTGSAYYAPSAAAARMAKAVAEDSGEVMPVCAWVDGEYGISGVYLGVEAEIGAEGVKRVVETDLDADERASLLEAAEAVRAKQSDISSM, from the coding sequence ATGGGTAAGAAGGTCACTGTCGTCGGGGCTGGCTTCTACGGCTCTACCACCGCACAGCGCCTGGCCGAGTACGACGTCTTCGACACCGTAGTGATCACCGACATCGTGGAGGGCAAGCCCGCGGGTCTCGCGCTCGACCTCAACCAGTCGCGGGCCATCGAGGGCTTCGAGACCAAGGTCGTCGGTGTGACCACCGGCCCCAACGGTGAGGGCTACGAGAGCATCGAGGGCTCCGACGTCGTCGTGATCACCGCTGGTCTGCCGCGCAAGCCCGGCATGAGCCGCATGGACCTGCTGGAGACCAACGCCAAGATCGTTCGTCAGGTCGCCGAGAACGTCGCGAAGTACGCCCCGAACGCCGTCGTCATCGTCGTCTCCAACCCGCTCGACGAGATGACCGCGCTGGCGCAGCTCGCCACCCAGTTCCCGAAGAACCGGGTGCTCGGGCAGGCCGGCATGCTCGACACCGCCCGGTTCAGCAACTTCGTCGCCGAGGCGCTGAACGTGCCGGTGGCGTCGGTACGCACGCTGACCCTGGGCTCGCACGGCGACACCATGGTCCCGGTGCCGTCGCGGAGCACCGTCAACGGCAAGCCGCTGCGCGACGCGATGCCGGCCGAGCAGATCGAGGAGCTGGTCGTCAAGACCCGCAACGGTGGCGCCGAGGTGGTCGCGCTGCTCAAGACCGGCTCGGCGTACTACGCCCCGTCGGCCGCCGCGGCCCGGATGGCGAAGGCTGTCGCCGAGGACTCCGGCGAGGTCATGCCGGTCTGCGCCTGGGTCGACGGCGAGTACGGCATCTCCGGTGTCTACCTCGGCGTCGAGGCCGAGATCGGTGCGGAGGGTGTCAAGCGGGTCGTCGAGACCGACCTGGACGCCGACGAGCGCGCCAGCCTCCTGGAGGCCGCCGAGGCCGTCCGCGCGAAGCAGAGCGACATCTCCAGCATGTAA
- a CDS encoding bifunctional methylenetetrahydrofolate dehydrogenase/methenyltetrahydrofolate cyclohydrolase: protein MTATLLDGKATAAEIKDELRIRVKALAERGITPGLGTVLVGSDPGSQAYVNGKHRDCAEVGIASIRRELPADATQQQVDDVIAELNADPACHGYIVQLPLPAHLDTQRVLELIDPDKDADGLHPVNLGRLVLGYDGPLPCTPRGIVELLRRHDVALRGATVAVVGRGNTVGRPLGLLLTRRSENATVTLCHTGTLDLASHTRAADIVIVAAGVPGLLTADMINPGAVVVDVGITRVIGADGKGRYTGDVDPEVAETAGALVPMPGGVGPMTRAMLLSNVVERAERG from the coding sequence GTGACGGCGACGCTTCTGGACGGCAAGGCAACCGCGGCGGAGATCAAGGACGAGCTGCGAATTCGGGTGAAGGCCCTCGCGGAACGCGGCATCACCCCGGGGCTGGGCACGGTCCTGGTCGGGTCGGACCCGGGCAGTCAGGCCTACGTCAACGGCAAACACCGTGACTGCGCCGAGGTGGGCATCGCCTCGATCCGCCGGGAGCTGCCGGCCGACGCCACCCAGCAGCAGGTCGACGACGTGATCGCCGAGCTGAACGCGGACCCGGCGTGCCACGGCTACATCGTCCAGTTGCCGCTGCCCGCCCACCTCGACACCCAGCGCGTGCTGGAGCTGATCGACCCGGACAAGGACGCCGACGGCCTGCACCCGGTCAACCTGGGTCGGCTCGTCCTCGGCTACGACGGCCCGCTGCCCTGCACCCCGCGCGGCATCGTCGAACTGCTCCGCCGCCACGACGTGGCCCTGCGTGGCGCCACCGTCGCCGTCGTCGGCCGGGGCAACACCGTGGGCCGCCCGCTCGGCCTGCTGCTCACCAGGCGCTCCGAGAACGCCACAGTCACCCTGTGCCACACCGGCACCCTCGACCTCGCCTCGCACACCCGGGCCGCCGACATCGTCATCGTCGCGGCCGGCGTACCGGGGCTGCTCACCGCCGACATGATCAACCCGGGCGCGGTCGTCGTGGACGTCGGCATCACGCGGGTGATCGGCGCGGACGGCAAGGGCCGCTACACCGGCGACGTGGACCCGGAGGTGGCCGAGACGGCCGGCGCGCTGGTCCCGATGCCCGGCGGTGTCGGGCCGATGACCCGGGCCATGCTGCTCAGCAACGTGGTGGAGCGCGCGGAGCGCGGCTGA